A window from Opitutia bacterium ISCC 52 encodes these proteins:
- a CDS encoding AraC family transcriptional regulator, translating into MAQFPSDHTYYYSKQESHWEFAYIILAGPAIPHLLERIRNRPVTVFNHSIDPQIQKKVLDMIHQYQDGMDDGWKCMSEAGDILSLLLKEEAQCDDRVNTSRRIARDPDILDPIVKNPGLTISKSGWAEEKGQPRFQLYRQVKAKTGVSPKDVRNQQRVKEAIRFLKRAKLSVKDIATLSGFKDQAYFCRFFKKQTGFTPTQWRQRFGSEGSADSRSKAKVSVFRCQEIGSSLSLSLFPVKFHQGSLSNGALGEVAEQAVTRRQQRCL; encoded by the coding sequence ATGGCTCAATTCCCCAGCGACCACACCTACTACTATTCCAAACAAGAGAGTCATTGGGAATTTGCCTACATCATCTTGGCAGGCCCTGCTATTCCTCATTTACTGGAGCGTATACGGAATCGCCCAGTAACCGTTTTCAACCACTCCATAGATCCACAAATACAGAAGAAGGTGCTGGATATGATTCACCAGTATCAAGATGGCATGGATGATGGTTGGAAGTGCATGTCTGAAGCAGGTGACATTCTATCCTTACTATTGAAAGAAGAAGCCCAGTGCGACGACCGAGTGAACACGAGTCGTAGAATAGCCCGCGATCCGGACATCCTCGATCCAATTGTAAAGAATCCGGGACTCACCATATCGAAGAGCGGTTGGGCGGAAGAAAAAGGTCAGCCGCGCTTTCAGCTCTACCGACAAGTAAAAGCCAAGACAGGCGTGAGCCCAAAAGATGTGCGAAACCAACAGCGTGTGAAAGAAGCCATCCGTTTTCTGAAGCGAGCCAAGCTCTCAGTGAAGGACATAGCCACCCTATCCGGATTTAAAGACCAGGCTTACTTCTGCCGCTTCTTCAAAAAGCAAACAGGATTTACGCCAACGCAGTGGCGGCAACGGTTTGGATCGGAAGGGTCAGCTGATTCGCGGAGCAAAGCAAAGGTGTCAGTGTTCAGGTGTCAGGAAATCGGTTCTTCCCTTAGCCTTTCTCTATTTCCAGTAAAATTTCATCAGGGATCCTTGAGCAACGGCGCCCTCGGCGAGGTCGCCGAGCAAGCCGTCACGCGGAGGCAACAACGATGTCTTTAG
- the tpiA gene encoding triose-phosphate isomerase, producing the protein MEKHRKYIIAGNWKMNKTAGESVELAEGVVKEVGEQTVVEAVLCPPFTSLDSVATVVENSPVKLGGQNMHPAASGAYTGEVSAEMLRYFYATYVILGHSERREYFKESDAFINQKVLAAFANNLKPILCVGESLEERESGSTLQVVETQTRGGLANVSNEDAESLVVAYEPVWAIGTGKTATPEMAQEVHAAIRGILTDLFGEEIAQKIRIQYGGSMKGSNAKELLSQTDIDGGLIGGASLDAKSFAEIINEARELEEAE; encoded by the coding sequence ATGGAAAAGCACCGTAAATACATCATCGCTGGAAATTGGAAAATGAACAAAACCGCTGGCGAGTCCGTTGAACTCGCTGAAGGCGTGGTAAAAGAAGTAGGAGAACAGACCGTTGTTGAAGCTGTCCTCTGTCCTCCTTTTACTTCCTTGGATTCCGTTGCCACAGTGGTGGAAAATTCCCCAGTAAAGCTGGGTGGTCAAAATATGCACCCTGCTGCCAGTGGAGCCTACACTGGTGAGGTCTCTGCTGAGATGCTGCGCTACTTTTACGCTACCTATGTGATCCTCGGGCACAGTGAGCGTCGTGAATACTTCAAGGAATCAGATGCCTTTATCAATCAGAAGGTCTTGGCTGCATTTGCCAATAACCTGAAACCCATCCTATGCGTGGGTGAATCTCTTGAGGAGCGCGAATCCGGAAGCACATTGCAGGTCGTTGAAACGCAAACACGTGGAGGACTTGCGAATGTCTCAAACGAAGATGCTGAAAGTTTAGTAGTTGCCTATGAACCCGTTTGGGCCATCGGCACTGGCAAAACAGCGACTCCAGAAATGGCTCAGGAAGTACACGCTGCTATTCGTGGGATTTTGACCGATCTGTTCGGCGAGGAAATCGCCCAAAAGATCCGCATCCAATACGGTGGTTCTATGAAGGGTAGTAATGCGAAGGAGCTTCTTTCGCAAACCGACATCGATGGAGGTCTCATCGGAGGCGCATCCTTGGATGCCAAGTCCTTTGCCGAGATCATTAACGAAGCCCGAGAACTCGAAGAAGCTGAGTAG
- a CDS encoding phosphoglycerate kinase produces MAKTKTIRDIDVQDKRVFVRVDFNVPLDENGKVSDNTRIVAALPTIKRLIEAGAKVILASHLGRPKGQPNPAFSLKPAAEELAVQLGMPVQFAEDCVGSDVEAAVNALQSGSVLLLENVRYHAGEEGNDPEFAKQLGSLADVFVNDAFGTAHRAHASTAGITAHVDTNVAGLLIERELAFLGDKTEDPVKPFTVILGGAKVSDKIKVIDRLLEKADNIIIGGAMAYTFALANGKKVGDSLSEPDKVDVAQSAIDKAAEKGVRFLLPIDTKITNALDFGSRSVGEMDVVEGDIPDGWEGVDIGPKTVELYKQVVAESKTVLWNGPMGVFEIEACSIGTFAVADAVAANQDAISIIGGGDSVKAIKNSGNDDKVSFISTGGGASLNFLEGKELPGVSSLDTI; encoded by the coding sequence ATGGCCAAAACGAAAACTATCCGTGATATCGACGTGCAGGACAAACGCGTCTTCGTTCGTGTCGATTTCAATGTTCCTTTAGACGAAAATGGTAAAGTAAGCGACAACACCCGTATCGTTGCTGCACTCCCAACCATAAAGCGTTTAATAGAGGCTGGTGCCAAAGTAATCCTCGCCAGTCACTTGGGACGCCCTAAGGGGCAGCCCAATCCGGCATTCAGCCTCAAGCCTGCCGCCGAAGAGTTGGCCGTGCAGCTGGGTATGCCCGTGCAATTTGCAGAAGACTGCGTTGGCTCCGATGTAGAGGCCGCTGTGAATGCGCTCCAGTCAGGGTCAGTCCTTTTGCTGGAGAACGTTCGCTACCACGCTGGCGAAGAAGGCAACGATCCTGAGTTTGCAAAACAGCTCGGTTCTTTGGCCGATGTATTTGTAAACGATGCTTTTGGAACCGCTCACCGAGCCCATGCATCCACCGCAGGGATCACTGCTCATGTCGATACGAATGTTGCCGGATTGCTTATAGAACGCGAATTAGCATTTCTTGGAGATAAGACTGAAGATCCGGTGAAGCCATTCACGGTCATCCTCGGCGGCGCCAAAGTTTCCGATAAGATCAAGGTCATCGACCGTCTCCTGGAAAAAGCCGACAATATCATCATTGGAGGTGCCATGGCTTACACCTTTGCCTTGGCCAATGGAAAGAAAGTAGGGGATAGCCTTTCAGAGCCGGACAAAGTGGACGTCGCTCAATCAGCCATTGATAAGGCTGCCGAAAAGGGCGTGCGCTTCCTGCTTCCGATCGATACTAAGATCACTAATGCACTTGATTTTGGTTCTCGTTCAGTGGGTGAGATGGACGTTGTTGAAGGCGACATTCCCGATGGTTGGGAAGGGGTCGATATCGGACCCAAAACCGTTGAACTTTATAAACAGGTTGTCGCTGAATCCAAAACGGTTCTCTGGAATGGTCCTATGGGCGTATTCGAAATCGAAGCCTGTTCCATAGGCACATTTGCAGTAGCCGATGCCGTCGCTGCGAATCAGGATGCGATCTCTATTATTGGGGGAGGGGATTCGGTAAAAGCCATCAAGAACAGCGGCAACGACGACAAAGTCTCATTCATTAGCACTGGAGGAGGTGCTAGCTTGAACTTTCTTGAAGGGAAGGAATTGCCCGGCGTCAGCTCACTCGACACCATTTAA
- the gap gene encoding type I glyceraldehyde-3-phosphate dehydrogenase — MAVNIGINGFGRIGRLVFRALVDQGLLGTEFNVVAINDLVPAENLSYLLKYDSTQGRFNGSVDHDGDSLVVNGQSIKVLSVREGPAALPWGELGVDVVIESTGLFVADDKAQGHLDAGAKKVIISAPGKGNVKTVVMGVNDGDLSADDNLISNASCTTNCLAPVTKVILENFGIVEGLMTTVHSYTATQKTVDGPSPKDMKGGRTAALNIIPSGTGAAKAVGLVLPEVQGKLTGMAFRVPTPTVSVVDLTVKTEKATSYEEICATMKAAAEGPLKGILEYTEDQVVSSDFIHCPASSIFDAGSGIGLSDTFFKLVSWYDNEWGYSNRCVDLLKKVATYL, encoded by the coding sequence ATGGCAGTAAATATAGGAATTAACGGGTTTGGTCGTATCGGCCGCCTGGTATTCAGAGCGCTAGTTGATCAGGGTCTCCTGGGAACAGAATTTAACGTTGTTGCTATCAACGACCTTGTTCCTGCGGAAAACCTTTCCTACCTATTAAAATATGACTCTACTCAAGGTCGTTTTAACGGCTCTGTAGACCATGACGGCGATTCGCTCGTCGTTAACGGTCAAAGCATTAAGGTACTCTCCGTTCGCGAAGGTCCCGCAGCCCTTCCTTGGGGTGAGCTTGGAGTAGATGTTGTGATTGAGTCTACCGGTCTTTTCGTAGCTGACGACAAAGCACAAGGTCACTTGGATGCCGGCGCGAAGAAAGTAATCATTTCAGCACCAGGTAAGGGTAACGTGAAAACCGTTGTTATGGGTGTGAATGACGGAGATCTCTCCGCAGACGATAACTTGATTTCAAATGCTTCCTGCACGACCAACTGTTTGGCTCCTGTCACTAAGGTTATCTTGGAAAACTTCGGAATCGTTGAAGGTCTTATGACCACGGTTCACAGTTATACCGCCACACAAAAAACCGTAGACGGACCTTCTCCAAAGGATATGAAGGGTGGACGTACCGCTGCATTGAACATCATTCCATCTGGAACAGGTGCCGCTAAGGCAGTGGGTCTCGTACTTCCTGAAGTTCAAGGTAAGCTAACAGGTATGGCATTTCGCGTTCCAACTCCAACCGTATCGGTTGTCGATTTGACCGTGAAAACTGAAAAGGCCACTTCCTACGAAGAAATTTGTGCCACCATGAAAGCTGCTGCAGAAGGACCTTTGAAGGGTATTCTAGAATACACCGAAGACCAGGTTGTTTCCAGTGACTTTATTCACTGCCCAGCATCTTCCATCTTTGATGCTGGTTCAGGTATTGGTTTGTCTGATACGTTCTTCAAACTTGTTTCTTGGTACGACAATGAGTGGGGTTACTCCAATCGTTGCGTAGACTTGTTGAAGAAGGTAGCTACTTACCTCTAA
- a CDS encoding glycoside hydrolase family 1, which translates to MSGIILMAGITLLNAVLQSPRTIQAELSADWMRSRMPNFYIDPGKGPLDSVRHADFWEFAETSAYFISAEHVHFYCSPQILSQSQLSQGDPVYLAGDFNGWDAAIGDSEWLLEEVTEDGVNGLTISVPIQKIDFNSGNGFKFVSHEGHWFSVRAEATNVYLDSGGTSNYYIDRNRSGRHLLIVETEEPIDLAQDYFLVLDAQPESAAAIAPGDFFLKMGSQLSLGALPHQNNTLFRIFAPRASTVELIVLETPYNWDEATRHPLIPIGDGVWEVVVDADLTGKFYWYRMDGPSQAGFSHFDPEENILDPYALAVVNRLGPAIVVDTDAFEAPSPFKIPKEKDLVIGEAHLRDLIAKAPIKLSPQDRLGYRGLIQWLQSDHCYLKEWGVNAVELQPIQENDAHTKEEYHWGYMTVNYFSPESTYASDPLGASQVGEFKELVEAFHEAGLAVILDVVYNHVGEPAHLLFVDKLYYFELQSDGTLSNWSGCGNDLRCSTPMGKRLIIDSLLHMIEFYGVDGFRFDLAELIGLDSLREVENVVREKHPDVILIAEPWSFRGHLGSDLKHTHYLSWNDGYRDFLKHYILGKGDYRSLRYFLQGSRDSVARPSQTVNYTESHDDRTWLDDITLNTGHNGYYPTPIDRRRTHLMLSILMMSHGTPMLAQGQDFLRSKWGVKNTYQLGDINGLDYQRQVDYAATHSYSRDWIEFRKSESGELLRLDTFPEEGFFEFYPATSGAGLAVFYNANRTQNGGQLLFVVNPMTYSCKFKLDDLDLDSNWVQVADSERFDAAGLETALIPLESRLKMPSVSCALWISSKN; encoded by the coding sequence ATGTCTGGAATTATCCTTATGGCAGGTATTACTTTATTAAACGCAGTGCTGCAATCTCCTCGGACCATCCAGGCGGAACTATCCGCTGATTGGATGCGTTCTCGGATGCCGAATTTCTATATAGACCCTGGGAAAGGTCCCTTGGATTCCGTCCGTCACGCTGACTTTTGGGAATTTGCTGAGACGAGTGCTTATTTCATTAGCGCTGAGCACGTTCATTTTTACTGCAGCCCTCAAATTCTTTCACAAAGCCAGTTGAGTCAAGGGGATCCTGTTTATCTGGCAGGCGACTTTAACGGTTGGGATGCTGCGATTGGAGACTCTGAATGGCTGCTTGAAGAAGTCACTGAGGATGGTGTTAATGGGCTAACGATTTCTGTCCCGATCCAGAAAATCGATTTCAATTCCGGCAATGGGTTTAAATTTGTGTCTCACGAAGGGCATTGGTTTTCCGTCAGAGCGGAAGCTACCAATGTGTATTTGGATTCAGGAGGGACCTCGAATTACTACATTGATCGGAATCGCTCTGGTCGCCACCTGCTCATAGTCGAAACGGAAGAGCCCATTGATCTGGCACAGGATTATTTCCTGGTTCTCGATGCTCAGCCTGAAAGTGCAGCAGCCATAGCACCTGGTGACTTTTTCCTGAAAATGGGATCTCAGTTAAGCCTCGGGGCCCTTCCGCATCAGAATAATACGCTGTTCCGTATCTTTGCTCCTCGTGCCTCAACCGTAGAATTAATTGTCCTTGAGACTCCATACAACTGGGACGAGGCCACTCGGCATCCACTGATTCCAATTGGTGACGGAGTTTGGGAAGTGGTGGTTGATGCAGATCTCACCGGAAAATTCTATTGGTATCGTATGGATGGGCCGTCTCAGGCCGGCTTTTCGCATTTTGATCCTGAGGAGAACATTCTCGATCCCTACGCATTGGCGGTGGTGAATCGTTTGGGTCCTGCCATTGTTGTTGATACGGACGCATTCGAAGCGCCAAGTCCCTTTAAGATTCCCAAGGAGAAAGACCTGGTCATTGGTGAGGCACATTTACGGGATCTCATTGCGAAGGCACCGATCAAGTTATCTCCTCAAGATCGACTAGGTTATCGTGGATTGATCCAGTGGCTTCAGTCTGATCATTGCTATTTAAAAGAGTGGGGAGTGAATGCCGTCGAGCTTCAGCCTATTCAGGAGAATGACGCGCACACCAAGGAGGAATATCATTGGGGCTACATGACGGTGAATTATTTCTCACCTGAAAGCACTTATGCGAGCGATCCTTTGGGAGCGAGTCAGGTGGGTGAGTTTAAGGAACTCGTTGAAGCTTTTCATGAAGCAGGGTTGGCCGTGATTCTTGATGTGGTTTACAATCATGTGGGTGAGCCGGCTCACCTTCTGTTTGTCGATAAGCTCTACTATTTTGAGCTACAATCTGACGGCACGCTGAGTAACTGGAGTGGATGTGGAAATGACCTTCGTTGCAGCACTCCCATGGGCAAGCGGCTCATCATTGATAGTCTGTTGCATATGATCGAATTCTACGGGGTGGATGGGTTTCGTTTTGATTTAGCGGAGCTGATTGGCCTGGATTCATTGCGCGAGGTGGAGAATGTGGTGAGGGAAAAGCATCCCGATGTGATCCTCATAGCCGAACCTTGGAGCTTTCGAGGCCACCTCGGCTCAGATCTCAAGCATACCCATTATCTGTCCTGGAATGACGGCTATCGTGATTTCCTTAAACACTACATTTTGGGGAAGGGGGATTACCGATCGCTTCGGTATTTCTTGCAAGGTTCACGCGATTCGGTGGCACGCCCTAGCCAAACGGTAAATTATACGGAGTCACATGACGATCGGACCTGGCTGGACGACATTACTCTAAACACCGGGCATAACGGCTACTACCCGACGCCGATAGACCGTCGTCGCACACATCTGATGCTCAGTATATTGATGATGAGTCATGGCACGCCGATGCTTGCTCAAGGGCAGGATTTCCTCCGGAGCAAGTGGGGTGTTAAAAATACCTATCAGCTGGGGGATATCAATGGACTTGATTATCAACGTCAGGTGGATTATGCGGCCACTCACAGCTATTCCCGTGATTGGATTGAATTTCGCAAATCTGAGTCAGGCGAACTCCTGCGACTAGATACATTCCCAGAAGAGGGATTTTTCGAGTTTTACCCGGCAACTTCCGGAGCTGGGCTCGCCGTGTTTTATAATGCAAATAGGACTCAGAATGGCGGACAATTGCTGTTTGTGGTGAATCCGATGACCTATTCCTGCAAATTTAAGCTGGATGATCTGGATTTAGACTCAAACTGGGTTCAAGTCGCTGATTCCGAGCGATTTGATGCTGCTGGCCTGGAGACAGCTCTCATCCCGCTCGAGTCTCGACTCAAAATGCCCTCGGTATCCTGCGCCCTCTGGATTTCATCGAAAAATTGA
- the mnmA gene encoding tRNA 2-thiouridine(34) synthase MnmA, with the protein MQRILVAMSGGVDSSVAAYLLKEARHTIEGCYMKIWLEETDVFGECPWQKDIDDARAVADKLGIPFRIVNLIDEYRERVVEYMISGYQSGITPNPDVMCNREIKFGAFLEYAQKEGFDAVATGHYVQSKINSDGRTELWEGNDKNKDQSYFLAMLNQAQAARGIFPVGHLPKPELRQIAHDANLVNADKKDSQGICFIGKIKMGDFLQEYIPDHPGPIVNAEGKRLGTHQGLHRFTLGQRKGLGIPSNTDNKFYVVIAKDYESNQLVVAFDEPDTPKLFSKEVVVRDLSWNGTAISEPSELLAKPRYRDPSQQIEVIPEADKLRVRFKDPQRALTPGQIIAFYEGERLLGGGVYETIV; encoded by the coding sequence ATGCAACGAATCCTAGTAGCCATGTCCGGAGGAGTGGACAGCAGTGTTGCCGCTTACCTGTTAAAGGAAGCTAGGCACACTATAGAAGGTTGCTACATGAAAATATGGCTGGAGGAAACAGACGTGTTTGGAGAATGTCCCTGGCAAAAGGATATTGACGATGCCCGAGCCGTTGCAGACAAACTTGGCATCCCCTTTCGGATTGTTAATCTCATCGACGAATACCGAGAACGCGTGGTCGAATACATGATCAGTGGTTACCAATCCGGCATCACACCCAACCCGGATGTTATGTGTAACCGGGAAATCAAGTTTGGAGCCTTCCTGGAATATGCCCAGAAAGAAGGATTCGATGCGGTGGCAACGGGTCATTACGTTCAATCCAAAATCAACTCTGACGGACGAACTGAGCTCTGGGAGGGAAATGATAAAAACAAGGACCAGAGCTATTTCCTGGCTATGCTCAATCAAGCACAGGCAGCGAGGGGAATTTTCCCAGTGGGTCATCTCCCAAAACCCGAGCTCCGCCAGATCGCCCACGACGCGAATTTAGTGAACGCAGACAAAAAAGACAGCCAGGGGATCTGCTTCATTGGAAAAATTAAAATGGGCGATTTTCTGCAGGAATACATTCCAGACCATCCCGGCCCCATTGTTAATGCGGAGGGCAAACGCCTCGGTACACACCAAGGCTTGCATCGATTCACTTTGGGACAGCGTAAAGGATTGGGTATACCTTCCAACACCGATAATAAATTCTATGTGGTTATCGCCAAGGACTACGAAAGCAATCAGCTCGTGGTCGCCTTCGATGAACCCGACACACCCAAGCTTTTCTCAAAGGAAGTTGTCGTCCGAGACCTGAGCTGGAATGGAACTGCCATAAGCGAACCATCGGAGCTGCTCGCAAAACCGCGTTATAGGGACCCCTCACAACAGATCGAAGTGATCCCAGAAGCAGACAAACTACGAGTACGATTCAAAGATCCCCAACGAGCGCTGACACCTGGTCAGATCATCGCCTTTTACGAAGGAGAACGACTTTTAGGCGGGGGCGTTTACGAGACGATTGTTTAG
- a CDS encoding GspE/PulE family protein: protein MAIGRVQLKIVAKLHEMEWLADDQFEELKATPAEYTGEELDSVLLSESSVSEFQLLIAKSQTFGLPPFRAKRYRVTEYTFENLDKDFCVEKNILPLGTVGDYILIALSNPFELSITSEVQSKTGRKVIRFLASDADIQKNLTEDPQKPEIEFGDVVDALGMEYNADEDLDEDDLSAEESAPIIQLANRIIEDAYFSGGSDIHIEPSETECRVRVRVDGVCQTKLTLPQKVTGSLIARLKVMAELDIAERRKPQDGRIIFKQFTRKPLDIDLRVSTAPLNHGEGVVMRILDKQKSTLPLPALGFSEANLEMYRGLIRRPYGMVLHCGPTGSGKSMTLYSALNEINSPDTVIRTAEGPFEYTLDGLCQMQMNRKIGLTFAAALRAFLRQDPDIILVGEIRDTETAGIAVEAALTGHMLFSTLHTNDAPSTVARLTEMGVEPFMISASLVCICAQRLMRRICKTCGKIQDPTSREEEILQNAIGWTGQIKRANVDGCPNCNNSGYKGRVGIHELMPTSKQLIEGINGQVETAVIKQIAMRNNMKTLHQDSMLKVQEGITTMEESISTVPPDMELGSLTEEEAPVSY from the coding sequence ATGGCCATAGGTAGAGTCCAATTAAAGATCGTCGCAAAACTCCATGAAATGGAATGGTTGGCAGATGATCAATTTGAAGAACTAAAAGCGACTCCAGCGGAATACACGGGTGAGGAATTGGATAGCGTGCTTCTCTCTGAGTCTAGTGTAAGCGAATTTCAACTACTCATTGCAAAGTCTCAAACCTTTGGTCTGCCTCCGTTTCGAGCAAAAAGGTATCGAGTTACTGAGTACACCTTTGAGAATCTCGATAAAGACTTCTGTGTTGAGAAGAATATACTGCCGCTCGGCACGGTGGGGGATTACATATTGATTGCCTTGTCTAACCCCTTTGAACTTTCGATAACGAGTGAAGTTCAGAGTAAGACCGGAAGAAAAGTAATACGCTTTTTGGCTTCCGACGCGGATATCCAAAAAAATCTTACTGAGGATCCGCAAAAACCGGAGATTGAGTTCGGTGATGTAGTAGATGCTTTGGGCATGGAGTATAATGCCGACGAGGATTTGGATGAAGATGATTTGTCCGCTGAGGAATCAGCTCCTATCATTCAGCTCGCAAATCGAATCATTGAAGATGCGTATTTCTCTGGTGGTAGTGATATTCACATTGAACCTTCGGAAACTGAATGCCGTGTCCGGGTCCGTGTGGATGGAGTCTGTCAGACAAAGTTGACCTTACCTCAGAAAGTTACGGGATCGTTGATTGCTCGCCTTAAAGTGATGGCGGAACTTGATATTGCTGAGAGACGGAAGCCACAGGATGGACGAATCATCTTTAAGCAATTCACGCGCAAACCACTGGATATCGATTTACGTGTTTCAACCGCACCCTTGAATCACGGTGAAGGGGTTGTGATGCGGATTTTGGATAAGCAAAAATCGACTTTGCCACTTCCTGCTCTTGGATTTTCAGAAGCAAACCTTGAAATGTATCGAGGTTTAATTCGTCGACCCTATGGTATGGTCTTGCACTGCGGACCTACGGGTTCTGGTAAGTCCATGACGCTTTATTCAGCACTGAACGAAATTAACAGTCCTGACACGGTTATTCGGACTGCGGAGGGTCCTTTTGAGTATACCCTTGATGGGTTATGTCAAATGCAAATGAACCGGAAAATCGGTCTCACATTTGCGGCTGCTCTTCGCGCCTTTTTACGTCAGGATCCTGACATTATTCTGGTAGGGGAGATTCGGGACACTGAAACCGCTGGCATCGCTGTAGAGGCGGCGCTTACAGGTCACATGCTTTTCAGTACCTTGCACACCAATGATGCTCCAAGTACCGTGGCTCGTCTCACTGAGATGGGAGTGGAACCGTTTATGATTTCTGCGTCCTTAGTCTGTATCTGTGCTCAACGTTTGATGCGTAGAATTTGTAAGACTTGCGGGAAAATTCAGGATCCAACTTCGCGAGAGGAAGAAATTCTTCAAAATGCGATTGGATGGACTGGCCAAATCAAACGGGCTAATGTCGATGGCTGTCCCAACTGTAACAACAGTGGTTACAAAGGCCGTGTAGGTATTCATGAGCTGATGCCGACGAGTAAGCAGCTTATTGAAGGTATCAATGGCCAAGTCGAAACGGCAGTGATCAAGCAGATTGCGATGCGTAACAATATGAAGACGCTTCACCAAGATAGTATGCTGAAGGTTCAGGAAGGTATCACTACGATGGAGGAATCGATCTCCACCGTGCCACCTGATATGGAGCTTGGTAGTCTTACAGAAGAAGAGGCGCCTGTTTCATACTAA
- a CDS encoding prepilin-type N-terminal cleavage/methylation domain-containing protein: MKYPTKDHSRLRLGARNQKSSKGFTVVEVMVGAVLMMTLIAGMLNLIRQGNQL, from the coding sequence ATGAAGTATCCGACTAAAGATCATTCTAGATTGCGATTGGGAGCTCGTAATCAAAAAAGCTCAAAAGGCTTCACCGTAGTAGAAGTGATGGTCGGAGCAGTCCTTATGATGACGCTTATTGCAGGCATGCTGAACCTGATTCGACAAGGGAATCAATTATGA
- the menB gene encoding 1,4-dihydroxy-2-naphthoyl-CoA synthase: protein MNWETVKDYEDIIYEKAGGIAKVTINRPHRRNAFTPATVFEMYDAFSDAREDPAVGVVLLTGAGPHTDGKYAFCSGGDQGIRGKAGYIDKGGVPRLNVLDLQRLIRSMPKVVIALVSGYAIGGGHVLHVICDLSIAADNAIFGQTGPKVGSFDGGFGSSYLASIVGQKKAREIWYLCRQYNAHEALDMGLVNTVVPVDKLEAEGVQWANEILEKSPLAIRCLKSAFNASLDGQAGIQELAGNATLLYYMNEEGSEGKQAFLEKRKPEFNKFPWLP, encoded by the coding sequence ATGAATTGGGAGACAGTTAAGGACTACGAAGATATCATTTATGAAAAGGCAGGCGGTATTGCCAAGGTGACGATCAACCGACCGCATCGTCGCAACGCATTTACTCCTGCTACTGTATTTGAAATGTATGATGCTTTTTCCGATGCGCGTGAAGATCCGGCTGTTGGAGTTGTACTGCTAACGGGTGCTGGACCGCATACCGATGGAAAGTATGCCTTTTGTTCTGGAGGCGACCAGGGTATTCGCGGCAAGGCTGGCTATATTGACAAGGGTGGGGTGCCTCGCTTGAACGTTCTCGATTTGCAACGCCTCATTCGCTCAATGCCCAAAGTCGTCATCGCTTTGGTATCCGGCTATGCGATTGGAGGGGGACATGTACTTCATGTGATCTGTGACCTCTCCATTGCTGCCGACAATGCCATTTTTGGACAAACGGGTCCGAAAGTCGGAAGTTTTGATGGAGGATTTGGATCTTCCTATCTAGCCAGTATTGTGGGACAAAAGAAGGCTCGAGAGATTTGGTATCTATGTCGCCAATACAATGCTCATGAAGCGTTGGATATGGGACTGGTGAATACCGTGGTTCCAGTCGATAAATTGGAAGCCGAGGGAGTTCAATGGGCCAACGAAATTTTAGAAAAGAGTCCTCTGGCGATTCGCTGTTTAAAGTCGGCCTTTAATGCGTCGCTCGATGGGCAGGCAGGGATTCAGGAACTAGCAGGCAATGCTACACTTCTCTACTATATGAACGAAGAAGGTTCAGAAGGGAAACAAGCGTTTCTGGAAAAACGGAAACCGGAGTTTAATAAGTTTCCCTGGTTGCCGTGA